TTCATGCGTGCTTTGAGGGCCTGGAAGTATCGCCTCTATCCAACCAGAATGCAGGAAGTGCAATTGGAAGAGCATCTTGGTGCATGCAGAGTTCTTTGGAATTCCCTGCTTGAATATGTAAAAACTTACTATCAGCAGACGGGGAAATTTCCTTCAAGAAAGCAGCTTTACGCGATTGCCAAGCCAGACTTCCTCTTCTCTCAAGTGGCCCAGAATGTGGCAGACCGGCTGCACAAAGCCCTGATGCTGATGGTGAAAATGAAAAAGGCAGGACGGAAGGCTGGATTTCCAAGATTCAAGTCTGAGGAACGCATGAGGTCTTTTTGCTACCCCCAATTCGGCTTCAGGCTCAACGGGAAGAAGCTTGAGCTCTCAAAAATCGGCGCCATAAACATCAAAAAGCACAGGGAATTGGAAGGAGAAATCAAGACCCTCACGATAAAAAAAGCGCGATCTGGCAGATGGCACGCGGTTTTCATAACCGAAAAAGAGTTAACACCTGCAAGTAGAGATGGAGAAAGCACGGGGATTGATTTGGGCATAGAGAATTTCGCATATTTAAGCAACGGTGAAGTGATTCCCAACCCCAGACATCTCAAGCTGGGAGAAGAGCGCCTGAAAAAGGCGCAGCAGATGCTCTCAAGGAAAAAGAAGGGGAGTGGCAAC
The DNA window shown above is from Candidatus Micrarchaeia archaeon and carries:
- a CDS encoding transposase encodes the protein MRALRAWKYRLYPTRMQEVQLEEHLGACRVLWNSLLEYVKTYYQQTGKFPSRKQLYAIAKPDFLFSQVAQNVADRLHKALMLMVKMKKAGRKAGFPRFKSEERMRSFCYPQFGFRLNGKKLELSKIGAINIKKHRELEGEIKTLTIKKARSGRWHAVFITEKELTPASRDGESTGIDLGIENFAYLSNGEVIPNPRHLKLGEERLKKAQQMLSRKKKGSGNRTKARLKLARAHEALANRRMDFLHKLSKKIAGAYSLIALENLDVKGMSGSFLAKHILDCGWTGFIHMLRYKAEEAGGAVVLVDPANTSQRCSSCSRVAKKSLAERWHSCACGASMHRDLNAAINILQRATGGTPGSHAPGEAISTHYKVNGQISSVKEEAHGFSRG